One genomic window of Indicator indicator isolate 239-I01 chromosome 11, UM_Iind_1.1, whole genome shotgun sequence includes the following:
- the MALSU1 gene encoding mitochondrial assembly of ribosomal large subunit protein 1 gives MWRTVCVGRRLLRPVCAASAGPLRLQPHPRLVEAARRSCAGVGGGGAGGLGAVAVERQQTADTVLPAFNIDFVVALLRQENAKDICVIQLPPEIQYCDYFIIVSGSSTRHLHAMAHYMLKMYKLHKKEGDPHTQIEGKETDDWLCIDFGTIVIHFMLPETREVYELEKLWTLGAYDDQLAQMTSQSLPEDFILGLTSNSSDHLETRT, from the exons ATGTGGCGAACGGTGTGTGTGGGCCGCCGGTTGTTGCGGCCTGTTTGCGCCGCCTCAGCGGGCCCCCTCCGGCTTCAACCGCACCCTCGGCTGGTCGAGGCTGCCCGCAGGAGCTGCGCGGGGGTGGGAGGCGGCGGTGCTGGGGGATTGGGGGCAGTGGCGGTGGAGCGGCAGCAGACGGCAG ATACTGTTCTTCCAGCATTCAACATCGACTTTGTTGTAGCTCTTCTGAGGCAAGAAAATGCAAAAGACATCTGTGTCATCCAGCTACCTCCAGAAATACAATACTGCGATTATTTTATAATTGTGAGTGGATCTTCAACACGGCATCTCCATGCAATGGCACATTACATGCTGAAAATG TACAAGCTTCACAAAAAAGAAGGTGATCCTCATACTCAGATTGAAGGGAAGGAGACAGATGACTGGCTGTGCATTGATTTTG GTACCATAGTTATCCACTTCATGCTGCCAGAGACAAGAGAGGTTTATGAGTTAGAGAAGCTATGGACTCTTGGTGCCTATGATGACCAGTTAGCACAGATGACTTCACAGTCACTGCCAGAAGACTTTATACTTGGACTGACATCTAATAGCAGTGATCACCTTGAGACAAGAACTTAA